CGCATGCCATCCGCGGTTATCGCGACGAGACCCAGCTGCGCTACCTGATCGGCACCGGCGTGTCGGCCGCGGCGATCCATTACGTGCGCGAACGGCTGGACGAGGCCGGCTTCCCGGCGGTGAAGATCGTCGCCAGCAGCGGCTTCGGCCCGGCCAAATGCCGCCTGATGGCGGAAGCCAACGCGCCGGTGGACGTGATCGGCACCGGCAGCTACCTGCCCGAACGCTGGAACGAGACCTACGCGACCGCCGACATCATCGAGTATGACGGCGAACGCCGCGTGAAGGTCGGCCGCGAGTTCCTGTTCCGGCGGTAGGCTGCGACTGCGCCCTCTCCCTCTCCCGCCCCGGGAGAGGGAGATGTCCCATCACCCCAGGCGCTTCGCGATCAGCGGCCCGCGCGCCGGCGCCGTGTCGGCCACCGTCACCGACGCGCGCAGGCGGCGTTCCGCCTCCTCGGCCTGCGCCTCGGTCCGGGCATGGAGGATCGCCAGCGGCCGTTCACCCGGCCCCACCGCGTCGCCGAGCCCGGCCACCTCGTCGAAGCCGACGGCGAAATCGATGGCGTCGGTGGTCTTGGTCCGACCGCCGCCCAGCGCCACCACCGCCATGCCGACGCCGCGGGTGTCGACGGCGCCGACGACTCCGGCGCGTTCGGCGAAGACCGGACGGATGATCGGCGCGCGTTCCAGATGGCGATCCGGCTGCTCCAGCAGATCGGCCGGGCCGCCGAGCGCCTCCACCATGCGGGCGAAGCGTTCCGCCGCTTCGCCGCCGGCAATGGCGCGGTCGGCCATGGCGCGTCCGGCCGCGGCGTCCGGGGCCAGCCCGGCGAGCGCCAGCAGTTCCGCCGCCAGCGCCGCCGTCACCTCGTAGAGCCGCGGATCGGCCGGTTCGCCGCGCAGGATGGCGAGGCATTCGCGCATCTCCAGCGCATTGCCGGCGCTGCGGCCCAGCACCTCGTTCATGTCGGTCAGCAGGGCGACCGCCGGCAGGCCGGCGCCCTTCGACACGGTGACGATGCTGTCCGCCAGGGCCTCGGCGTCCTCGAAGCGCTGCATGAAGGCGCCGCTGCCGAACTTCACGTCCATCACCAGCGCGTCGAGTCCGGCGGCGAGCTTCTTCGACAGGATCGACGCGGTGATGAGGTCGAGCGACTCCACCGTCGCCGTCACGTCGCGGATGGCGTAGAGCCGCTTGTCGGCCGGGGCGATGTCGTCGGTGGCGCCGATCACCGCGCAGCCGACCTCCTTCACCACCCGGCGCAGCAGATCGTTGTCGGGCTTGGCGCGGTAGCCGGGGATGCTCTCGAACTTGTCGAGCGTGCCGCCGGTGTGGCCCAGCCCGCGCCCCGACACCATCGGCACGAAACCGCCGCAGGCCGCCAGCATCGGCGCCAGGATCAGGCTGACCTTGTCGCCGACGCCTCCGGTGGAATGCTTGTCGATCACCGGGCCGGGCAGGTTCAGCGACCGCCATTCCATCACCGTGCCCGAATCGCGCATGGCGCGGGTCAGCGCCACCCGTTCGTCCAGGCTCATGCCGCGGAAGAAGACGGCCATGGCGAAGGCCGCGGCCTGGGCTTCGGAAACGCGGCCGTCGGTGATGCCGCGGACGAAATCCTGGATGGTGGCGGCGTCGAGCGGCTGGCCGTCGCGC
Above is a genomic segment from Azospirillum ramasamyi containing:
- the deoA gene encoding thymidine phosphorylase is translated as MLPQEIVRAKRDGQPLDAATIQDFVRGITDGRVSEAQAAAFAMAVFFRGMSLDERVALTRAMRDSGTVMEWRSLNLPGPVIDKHSTGGVGDKVSLILAPMLAACGGFVPMVSGRGLGHTGGTLDKFESIPGYRAKPDNDLLRRVVKEVGCAVIGATDDIAPADKRLYAIRDVTATVESLDLITASILSKKLAAGLDALVMDVKFGSGAFMQRFEDAEALADSIVTVSKGAGLPAVALLTDMNEVLGRSAGNALEMRECLAILRGEPADPRLYEVTAALAAELLALAGLAPDAAAGRAMADRAIAGGEAAERFARMVEALGGPADLLEQPDRHLERAPIIRPVFAERAGVVGAVDTRGVGMAVVALGGGRTKTTDAIDFAVGFDEVAGLGDAVGPGERPLAILHARTEAQAEEAERRLRASVTVADTAPARGPLIAKRLG